In Streptomyces sp. NBC_00414, a single window of DNA contains:
- a CDS encoding mycoredoxin produces the protein MPGTVTMYSTTWCGYCRRLKGQMDREGITYDEINIEHDPASAAFVEKANGGNQTVPTVVVVPSNGSAESVMTNPSLAQVKQALAGI, from the coding sequence ATGCCGGGCACTGTGACGATGTACAGCACCACGTGGTGCGGCTACTGCCGCCGGCTCAAGGGCCAGATGGACCGTGAGGGCATCACGTACGACGAGATCAACATCGAGCACGACCCGGCGTCCGCGGCGTTCGTGGAGAAGGCGAACGGCGGAAACCAGACAGTTCCCACGGTTGTCGTTGTTCCCTCCAACGGTAGCGCAGAAAGCGTGATGACGAACCCCTCCCTCGCTCAGGTGAAGCAGGCACTAGCCGGTATCTGA